One segment of uncultured Propionivibrio sp. DNA contains the following:
- a CDS encoding aldehyde ferredoxin oxidoreductase C-terminal domain-containing protein, producing MDKIVRINMTDRSTRIESVPEAWAGLGGRALTSTIVAKEVPPSCHALGPNNKLVFAPGLLSGTAAANSGRISAGAKSPLTGGIKESNAGGTAAKMLAKLGIQALIIEGQPKDDGWYSVHVTKNAITITEEKELVGAGNYCLINQVQARHGLAVGVISIGPVGEMKMLSANISVADPDSRIRSIGRGGLGAVMGSKRIKFISIDDTGTPPVMPKDGPKFKEAARLFAKTLLDHPVSGQGLPTYGTDVLVNILNEAGGLPTRNFTSGQFDGHDKISGETMHATIVARGGSPTHGCHAGCQIQCSQIYLDKEGKYLTSGFEYETIWGMGANCCIEELDDIAEADHVMDDIGADSIETAVMFGVAMEAGVLKFGDGKEVVRILRDEIGKGTPLGRVLGGGAAQVGRAYGVVRVPVVKNQGIPAYDPRSVKGIGVTYAMGTMGADHTSGYSIATNILNVGGHVDPLSKVGQVELARNLQIATAAIDSTGMCLFIAFPALDIPECLSSLIDMINARYGIALTGDDVTALGKSVLKLERQFNLAAGLSKEHDRLPEFFNYEAIAPHNVKWDFTPEELDAFWDF from the coding sequence ATGGATAAAATCGTTCGCATCAACATGACGGATCGTTCCACCCGGATAGAGTCCGTTCCCGAGGCGTGGGCTGGTCTGGGCGGGAGGGCCCTGACCTCGACCATCGTCGCCAAGGAGGTTCCGCCGAGCTGCCACGCGCTGGGACCAAACAACAAGCTGGTGTTTGCGCCCGGCCTGCTGTCCGGGACGGCAGCGGCCAATTCAGGCCGCATTTCCGCAGGCGCCAAGAGCCCGCTGACCGGCGGCATCAAGGAGTCGAACGCCGGCGGCACCGCGGCCAAGATGCTCGCCAAGCTCGGCATCCAGGCGCTGATCATCGAGGGTCAGCCGAAGGACGACGGGTGGTACAGCGTGCATGTCACGAAAAATGCCATCACGATTACGGAAGAGAAGGAGCTGGTCGGCGCCGGCAACTACTGCCTCATCAATCAGGTGCAGGCGCGCCACGGCCTGGCGGTCGGCGTCATATCGATCGGTCCGGTCGGCGAAATGAAGATGCTTTCCGCGAACATTTCGGTTGCCGACCCGGATTCGCGCATCCGCAGTATCGGCCGCGGCGGGCTGGGCGCGGTGATGGGCTCGAAACGGATCAAGTTCATTTCGATCGACGATACCGGCACGCCGCCGGTGATGCCCAAGGACGGTCCGAAATTCAAGGAGGCCGCGCGCCTCTTCGCCAAGACGCTGCTCGATCACCCGGTCAGCGGTCAGGGCCTGCCGACTTATGGCACCGACGTACTGGTGAATATCCTCAACGAAGCCGGTGGCTTGCCGACGCGCAATTTCACCAGCGGCCAATTCGACGGGCATGACAAGATTTCCGGCGAAACGATGCATGCCACGATCGTCGCCCGCGGCGGTTCGCCGACGCACGGGTGTCACGCCGGTTGCCAGATCCAGTGCTCGCAGATCTATCTCGACAAGGAAGGCAAATACCTGACCTCCGGTTTCGAATACGAGACGATCTGGGGGATGGGCGCCAACTGCTGCATCGAGGAACTCGACGACATTGCCGAAGCCGACCACGTCATGGACGATATCGGCGCCGACAGCATCGAGACTGCCGTCATGTTCGGCGTCGCGATGGAAGCGGGCGTGCTGAAGTTCGGCGACGGCAAGGAAGTCGTGCGCATCCTGCGCGACGAGATCGGCAAGGGCACGCCGCTGGGGCGCGTGCTCGGCGGCGGTGCGGCGCAGGTCGGTCGCGCGTATGGCGTCGTGCGGGTACCGGTCGTCAAGAACCAGGGCATTCCGGCCTACGACCCGCGTTCGGTCAAGGGTATCGGCGTCACCTATGCGATGGGGACGATGGGCGCCGACCACACCTCCGGCTATTCGATCGCCACCAACATCCTCAACGTCGGCGGACACGTCGATCCCCTGTCGAAGGTCGGCCAGGTGGAACTGGCGCGCAACCTGCAGATCGCCACGGCGGCCATCGACTCGACCGGCATGTGCCTGTTCATCGCCTTCCCGGCGCTGGACATTCCGGAGTGCCTGAGTTCACTGATCGACATGATCAACGCCCGCTACGGGATCGCCCTGACCGGTGACGACGTAACGGCGCTGGGCAAGTCGGTGCTCAAGCTCGAACGTCAGTTCAACCTTGCGGCCGGTCTTTCCAAGGAGCATGACCGCCTGCCCGAGTTTTTCAACTACGAGGCGATCGCGCCGCATAACGTGAAGTGGGACTTCACGCCGGAGGAACTCGACGCGTTCTGGGATTTCTGA
- a CDS encoding tetratricopeptide repeat protein: MTRLADPLVISCPHCHEPLRERQLASFSNFGSVTWSDGHVGMLTFCHTGSIAKCEECNRLFWREDAEELGRMVQKPVTLEFSWIKRIVHRCLGGFERHFQNEKAWLELPASWKRAIEVVPPEQKDLVAALDSGFADTPKRERYLRTQLWWASNDPDRGYTGERPLTPEQAIENMKRLLALYRELPEANRKTMVEGELLRELGRFEEAAEILEPLTEESPEAAIIRDEALRNNRLVCKVRVVEMTLW, encoded by the coding sequence ATGACGCGTCTTGCCGATCCGCTCGTTATATCGTGTCCTCACTGTCATGAACCGCTGCGTGAGCGTCAGCTCGCCTCGTTCAGCAACTTTGGATCGGTGACCTGGTCCGACGGGCACGTCGGCATGCTCACTTTCTGTCATACCGGGTCGATTGCCAAGTGCGAAGAATGCAACAGGCTATTCTGGCGGGAAGATGCCGAGGAGCTTGGTCGGATGGTTCAAAAGCCGGTCACCTTGGAATTCTCGTGGATCAAGCGGATTGTGCACCGCTGCCTCGGAGGTTTTGAAAGACATTTTCAGAACGAAAAAGCCTGGCTCGAACTGCCTGCGTCCTGGAAAAGGGCGATCGAAGTCGTTCCGCCCGAGCAGAAAGATCTCGTCGCCGCCCTGGATTCCGGCTTCGCCGACACGCCGAAGCGCGAACGTTATCTGCGTACTCAACTCTGGTGGGCGAGCAATGATCCGGACCGCGGGTACACAGGAGAACGCCCACTGACACCGGAGCAGGCAATCGAAAACATGAAGCGGCTGCTTGCCCTGTATCGCGAATTACCGGAGGCGAACCGGAAAACAATGGTGGAGGGCGAACTGTTAAGGGAACTCGGTCGATTTGAAGAGGCTGCCGAGATCCTGGAACCGTTGACGGAAGAAAGCCCGGAGGCGGCGATTATCCGGGACGAAGCACTACGGAATAATCGCTTGGTATGCAAAGTCAGGGTAGTTGAGATGACGCTTTGGTAA
- a CDS encoding sigma-54-dependent Fis family transcriptional regulator has product MGSPNKLDRASLRRARDLMLKQGEIPMGYLVSTVLTRSWRRSVDAGLVPDGRLPDPGRLSDSELARITERQHELIAHARPVMEYLHAQTRNSGSMIILSDDKGVLLQALGDPDFLTRAERVTLSPGASWNERHRGTNAIGTALAEGQPVVVHGGEHFLERNGFLSCASAPLTAPDGRILGVLDISGDERQHHPHTFGLIRAAAHMVENRLFDAHHARSLRLRLHPMAEGIGTFAEGIVALTEDGWLVGANPAGLALLGLHAADLRITPLERLLQPRLADLLDWNRRCPGEPMLVSRTDGERLFVRVDPPLVVRSGTPAPIASPAASEPPRSALKALDTGDERVSAAIEKAQKLIGKPISLLLQGEPGVGKERFARAVHASGPRQDGPFISVNLAALQQDLIETSLFGFAPTLCREGAPGYIREANNGTLFLDRIEAIPKSIQARFLKVLLDRRVTPLGGETEPVDFVLISATHANLKAEIEAGRFDADLYYRINGLTLQLAPLRQRKDLAAIVVRMLEELAPGRPLTLEPAVATAFAEYAWPGNLRQMTNALSAAIALLDADETRIGWNHLADDLVEEMRWRVPSTSTAAGEATENLRELSQATIRRAIALSHGNMSEAARRLGISRNTLYRRMQNE; this is encoded by the coding sequence ATGGGGTCTCCGAACAAACTCGATCGCGCCAGTCTGCGCCGCGCCCGCGACCTGATGCTGAAGCAGGGCGAGATACCCATGGGCTATCTCGTCAGCACTGTCCTGACGCGCTCGTGGCGCCGTAGCGTCGATGCCGGTCTGGTGCCGGACGGCCGCCTGCCTGACCCCGGCCGGCTTTCCGACAGCGAACTCGCCCGCATCACCGAGCGTCAGCATGAGCTGATCGCCCATGCCCGTCCGGTGATGGAATACCTGCATGCCCAGACGCGCAATTCCGGCAGCATGATCATCCTCTCGGATGACAAGGGCGTGCTGCTGCAGGCGCTCGGCGACCCCGACTTCCTGACCCGCGCCGAGCGTGTGACGCTGTCCCCCGGCGCCTCCTGGAACGAGCGTCATCGCGGCACCAACGCCATCGGTACCGCGCTCGCCGAAGGCCAGCCGGTCGTCGTGCATGGCGGCGAGCATTTCCTCGAGCGCAATGGCTTCCTGTCGTGCGCGTCGGCGCCGCTCACCGCCCCGGACGGCCGCATTCTCGGCGTCCTCGACATTTCCGGCGACGAACGCCAACACCACCCGCATACCTTCGGCCTCATCCGTGCCGCCGCGCACATGGTCGAGAACCGCCTGTTCGATGCGCACCACGCCCGCAGCCTGCGCCTCCGCCTGCATCCGATGGCCGAGGGTATCGGCACCTTTGCCGAGGGCATCGTGGCGCTCACCGAGGACGGCTGGCTGGTCGGCGCCAATCCGGCCGGCCTCGCACTGCTCGGCCTGCATGCCGCAGATCTGCGCATCACGCCGCTGGAACGACTCCTGCAACCGCGACTGGCCGACCTGCTCGACTGGAACCGCCGCTGTCCCGGCGAACCGATGCTGGTGTCGCGCACCGACGGCGAACGCCTGTTCGTGCGCGTCGATCCTCCGCTGGTCGTGCGCAGCGGAACACCGGCGCCCATCGCCAGCCCCGCTGCGAGCGAACCGCCGCGCAGTGCGCTCAAAGCGCTCGATACCGGCGATGAACGCGTGAGTGCGGCGATCGAGAAGGCACAAAAGCTGATCGGCAAGCCGATCTCGCTGCTGCTGCAAGGCGAACCCGGCGTCGGCAAGGAGCGTTTCGCGCGCGCCGTCCACGCCTCGGGTCCGCGCCAGGACGGCCCGTTCATCTCAGTCAACCTGGCGGCGTTGCAGCAAGACCTGATCGAGACCTCGCTGTTCGGTTTCGCGCCCACCCTGTGCCGCGAAGGCGCGCCCGGCTACATCCGCGAAGCGAACAACGGCACGCTGTTTCTCGACCGCATCGAGGCGATTCCCAAATCGATCCAGGCCCGCTTTCTCAAGGTCCTGCTCGACCGGCGCGTGACGCCGCTCGGCGGCGAAACGGAACCGGTCGATTTCGTGCTGATTTCCGCGACACACGCCAACCTCAAGGCCGAGATCGAGGCCGGACGCTTCGATGCCGATCTCTACTACCGGATCAACGGACTGACCCTGCAGCTGGCACCGCTTCGCCAGCGCAAGGATCTCGCCGCCATTGTCGTCCGGATGCTCGAAGAACTTGCGCCCGGCCGTCCCCTCACGCTCGAGCCGGCGGTCGCCACCGCATTCGCCGAATACGCCTGGCCGGGCAATCTTCGCCAGATGACGAACGCATTGAGCGCGGCGATCGCACTGCTCGATGCCGACGAGACACGGATTGGCTGGAACCATCTTGCCGACGACCTCGTCGAGGAAATGCGCTGGCGGGTGCCATCGACATCGACGGCGGCGGGAGAAGCGACCGAGAACCTGCGCGAACTCTCGCAGGCAACCATCCGCCGGGCGATTGCCCTGAGCCATGGCAACATGTCGGAAGCTGCCCGGCGGCTCGGCATCAGCCGCAACACGCTGTACCGGCGCATGCAGAACGAGTAA
- a CDS encoding MoaD/ThiS family protein → MNIRLRLFATLRNYLPPGASMEVPLELPETATVADALTALGVPLNLAHIAFVNGRHVLKPDLATRVLQPGDVVSVFPAIGGG, encoded by the coding sequence ATGAATATCAGGCTGAGACTCTTTGCGACACTCCGGAATTACCTGCCGCCAGGCGCGAGCATGGAAGTCCCGCTCGAACTGCCCGAGACGGCAACGGTGGCCGATGCGCTGACGGCGCTCGGCGTGCCGCTCAATCTTGCGCATATCGCCTTCGTCAATGGCCGGCACGTGCTCAAGCCCGACCTGGCGACGCGGGTCCTGCAGCCGGGTGACGTCGTTTCGGTTTTTCCCGCCATTGGCGGCGGCTGA